From Calditrichia bacterium:
GGGAGTATTTTAGAGATGTTTCAGATAATAGGTATGACAAATTATTCGAGAGCTTTTAACACCCTGAGTGATAAGCAAATGAACCAAGTCGCAGTGAAATTGTTTGAAGATCCACTATCCTTTATAGATGCAGCGCTCTCTTTGGAAGAGGGAATTGCGGTATTGGATGTTGATCTGTTAAAATCACGCACGACGGAATTGGTCAGCATTCTTCAGAAATTCGATGAAAAGCTCCCCATCATTATATTTACATCAACAGAAAATCTGGCTGTGTGTTCAGATGTCTTTTCCATGGGCATCAGTAAGTATTTAACAAAGCCAATTACCCCGCAATGCTTTAAAACGCTTGTGGAATCCATAAAATACACAATAAACAAATCTAACAAAGACGTTTAGTTAGGAGGACGTACCGTGAGTAAGCGTATTCGACATTTTATCGTATCAGTGCTATCGCCTGCGCTAATCCTCGGTGTTGCATGGTTCAGCGGTTGTGAAAATGAAAAAGAAATCATTAAAACCGTTGAAACAATTGTTCGCGATACTGTGACAGTTAACATTATAAGTGTAGATTCAATTTACGCTTTGGCTGATTCAGTAACTGAAGGGGCAACCATTAAGTTTACTGCGAACACAACACTTCAGGCAGGTGCAGGAGCTTTAACTTTTTCATGGTTCGCCAGTGGTGGTGAATTCCATTCTACCCAGGGCGATACTGTTGAATGGAAAGCACCGGATGAACCTGGTGTATATATCGTTTCTGTTCATGCAACTGACGGAACCAATATTGGTATCGGCACCCGCCAGGTTGGTGTGGCAATGTATATTCCCACAGTAACACCGTTTTTCCTTGGCGATGTAGCCTGTGCAAATTGCCACTCAAGCCAGCACAATGACTGGGCAGAAACCGGTCACGCACACGCATGGCAAACCCTGATGGAAAGCGGACACCCGGCAAGCTATTGCTTCCCGTGCCACGCTGTTGGTTATGAGCCGTCTCCGTTAACCGGTAACAGCGGTTATGACGAAGCAGCCATCGAAAAATTTGTAAACGTGCAGTGCGAAAACTGCCACGGTGCAGCATCGGATCACCTTGCTAACGGCACACCTGATCCGACCAAAGTTGATGTATCGTTTAACGTGCAAACTTGTGGCAAATGCCACGATGGTACCCACCATCCGTTCCTGACGGACTGGGAACAATCTCCGCACAATCTTGACGTGACAGCACATTCAAGTGCATCATGCTCCGGTTGTCACGAAGGTGTTGCTGCTGCATATCGTTTGTCTGGCGATGTCAGCAATTTCTACGGTAGTGGCTCGATTGCCGCACGCCCAGACACCAGTGTTGCACCGTGGGAACCGATTAACTGTGTAACCTGCCACGATCCGCACAATACCGATAATCCCGGCCAATTGCGCACCGTTGCTGACGTTCCTTTGGTAACAGCAAATGGCGCTTCGCCAATTATCACTGAAGGTGGCGTTGGTAAACTTTGTATGCATTGCCACCACGCACGTCGCGGCCCGGATGCTCAAGTTGTTCAAGGTTACGGACACTTTGGTCCGCACGCTAACCCGCAGGCAGACATGATGCAGGGTGCAAGTGCATATCACGCAGTTGCAGATCCGAGCTTCGAATGGGCTGATCCTTCCCACTTGAACGTGGAAAACAGCTGTAAAACCTGTCACCTGTCTACCAAAGAATTTGGTGCAGGACCTGGCGGTGCAGCTTACACTGGACACACCTTCCTGCCGAAAGTTGATGCTTGTGTTGGCTGCCACGGCGCCATCGCAGACTTCGACGATATTCGCGCACTGGAAGACTTTGACGGCGACGGTTCAATCGAAGGTATTCAAAGTGAAGTTACCGGTCTGATTCATCTGATCGAAGATGCTTTGGTTGCAACAGGCTTGGACACAACCGGACTTGGTTTCGAAGGCGCACTTGGCGATACAACACGCGGTACATTTGTACAGCGCGGTGCTGGTTACAACATGCTGTTTGTTGAAGAAGACAAGAGCCTTGGTGTTCACAACCCGGATTATGCTATTCAAATTCTGCAGCAAAGCTATCAATATCTGACCGGTGCTCCGGTGCCGAATGCAGTAATCCTTAGAAAAGGTGAACACAAAGCAGTATCTAAATTCTAATGGCGGAATTTTATTACGCTAAACCGAAGTTAAATCGAAGCAGAGTGCAAAAATGAAATCGCGAAACCTGATTTACTGGCTAATAATAGCGTTCAGCATATCTGCAATGGGGCAAGTTAGAGTATCCGGCTCGTTTCAAACGTCTGTCTATTCGTTTGAGCGGCCGGATGCCGTTCAGCAAGGTGATTTTTACCAGGCTCTGCGATTAAAAATGTTCTCAAACAGTTACCCGCAATTTGCGTTAAATACGTATTTGCGGGTAGCTAAACAAGGGAACGCGTCCTGGAACGAACGGCTCTACAACCTATACGCAGATTGGAAAGATGCCAAAAATGTTGTTCAAGTTCGCCTCGGTCGCCAGTTTGTTTACAAAGGTGTGATTAACGGAACAATGGATGGCGCACTGGTTTCGGCAAGTCCGCTGAAAAATCTGAAAATCGGTGCTTTTCTGGGTGTCGAAACACCTTTCGACCGGGAAATGCGTCTGGTATCTACAGATAGTTCGGCTGTCGGTGGGTTTCTGGCATATCGTTTTTCGCGGAAATTAGCCGTCGATCTCAGCTATTTTCAACGCCAGCGAAACAGCCTGAACATTTGGCATTTGGCCGGTGCTGCGCTTCACGGCGAAGTCCGGAAAGATTTGTTCTACCAGGTTCAGATCGATCACAACATGGAAACCGAAAAACTGCAGGGAATGCGTTACCGGCTGAACTATTACATGAATAAATGGTCGTTCACCGGTGAGTATGATTTCCAGCGCCCGCGCGTTTGGGAAGATTCGTATTTCCGGATTTTCAGCAGTTCCCGGGAGTATCAGCAGTATCGTGGAGCTGTCACCTACGACCTCGATCCCGTTCAGATCGGCGCACAATATTTGTTCACCGATTATGAATATGATCAGGCCAGCCAGGTAATTCTCAATGCCGGAAACCGTTGGGGATTGATCGGTCTGGTGTTTCAGGGGGGGTACGCAGGAGATAATACCGGTGTGTACGGCGATGTCCGCTACCCGATCATGTCCAACCTGACCCTCAAATTATACGGCAGTTACAATAACTACCAAAGGCATCTTGTTGAAATTAGCGAAGACGCCATTGCTTTTTCCGGCGGCGTAGATTTTCGCCCATGGGAATTTTTATCATTAATGGCCGATGTTGAGCAGAGCAGCAATTCTTTTTACGATAACGATGTTCGCGGGCTGTTCCGCATGTTATACTGGTTTCGTCGCTAACGAAACATTAAGCCAAAACAATTAGAAACCATAACGAGTGCGCAGCAATGAAGCGGTTCAATATACTATTACTATGGAGCCTATTGGCAGGAGTGACGATTGCCATCATCGCACAGGATTATGACGATCAGAAGTTCGTTTTTTCGCACAAGAAACACGTGATCGAAGAAGAAATTGAATGTGCTGATTGCCACTCCCCTGCAGAAAGCAGCAAAACCGGTCTGGATAACCTCTTGCCGGCAAAGACAATCTGTCTGGACTGTCACGAAGCAGAGGAAGTCGGCAATTTTGATCTGGTATATTCAATTGAATCCTACAGCGAAAAATTCTCTCACGAGCAACATATCGCTGCCGGAAATAATTGCGAATCCTGCCATAGTGCTGTATCACAAAAAGAAGAGGCATTTCCATACATCCTGCCCACAATGGCGGAATGTATGAACTGTCACGAACAGCAGGTGGTTTCCGTGGAATGTGCAACTTGCCATACACCACTGGAAAACCTGAAACCGATGAGCCACACCATCAATTTCGTAAACAATCATGGCGATCAGGCGCGGATGTCTGCCGAAGAAATGTCGGCGGATATGAGCTGTATGGTTTGCCACACTGAGCAATACTGTCAGGATTGTCACGAAGGCGAAGATCTGGCACGTTTCACTCACCCGCTGAACTACGAATTTACCCACGCACTGGAAGCACAAATGAACGCAAAAGATTGCGCCGTTTGCCACTCCGAGCCGGAATTTTGTAATGCATGCCACCGTGACAATAATGTTTTGCCGCGCAGCCACAAAATCGGTTGGGTAAATAATTTCCCGAATGATGGTGGCAGACACAGTATAGAAGCGCGGAACGACCTCGGTGCATGTATTTCCTGCCACGATCAGAATGCGCAAATTATTTGTCAACAGTGCCACGGCAACTAATCAGGTGAAACTATGATGCGTAAACGTTACATTGGACTACTACTGATTCTGGGCTTGGCCGTTTTTAGCGGCTGCCTGGATAAAAAAGATAGCGTGAGTGTTTCCACACACCCGGAAGGTTGGAGCGAACAAGCCTCGGCAGATTTTCACGGCAGTGCGTTGCTCGATAAATCGTTAAACGAAGAAAATTGCCAAAGCTGCCACGGCGCAGATTATTTGGGCGGTTCTTCGGGTTTATCCTGCTATTCTGCCGGTTGCCACTCGCATTATCCACACCCGATGGGATTTGCCAACTCAAATTCCGGCGATTTCCATGCGGATTATATCTCGGAAAATTTGCGTTGGGATATCGGTTCCTGCCAAAGTTGCCACGGTACGGATTATGCCGGAAACGGGGCTCCGGAGAAAAACTGTCTTACCTGTCACCAAACGGCAGGCGGACCGGAAGCCTGTAACCTTTGTCACGGCAACAGCGAAAATGCCGCACCACCGAGCGATCTGTATGGCAACATGGCCAACACAGATAAAGCCGTTGGTGCACACCAGGCACACCTTACGGGAGATACCTGGAGCACTTTTGCCAACCAGTGCATGAATTGCCACACCGTTCCTGCTGCTTATAGCGCACCTGGCCACATCGATGATACGCCGCATGCAGAAGTGAACTTCAGCAATTTGGCAACTTTCGACGGACAAAGCGCAACGGCATACAACAGTGATGCATCATCGTGCGCAAACGTCTACTGCCACGGTGGATTCGAGTTCAAAAAAGATGAAAGCCAGTATCCATGGGCATATACCGAAGATGCAATTTCGGGTAATAACCCGACGTTGTATTGGAATGTTGGTAATGCCGGACAAGCGGTTTGCGGTTCCTGCCACGGTTTGCCGCCGGCAGGACACATCACAGCACAAACCTGTGATGGCTGCCACGCCGGTGTTGTGGATGCAAATTTCAATATCATCAACAAATATTTGCATATTAACGGCAAAGTTGATGTTTTTGGAACCCAGCTGGACTTGCTGACCAAGCCTTTGGCATCTACCGAACGCTAATCTTTTGTTCAACAAATGTAAAAATGAAAAGCCCGCGAATTAATTTCGCGGGCTTTTTTTTGGGTATGAAAATTCAATTTTTAAAAATTTTACTTCACCAATCTGAGTTCTCCAAATACGCTGGCGTTAATGTAACCCAGGTTTTTATCGCCATTTACAGGTTCGATAACAACATCCCCAAAAATGCTCCCGTTGTGAACTATTGTCGCTATCGCAATAGGCTAACATAAATCCCAATACTTTTCCTGCTGTTAATTCAACCGGTTGGGCGGGCGATTCATTTTCAGAATAGCTATCCTTATAATCATCGCCATAAACGGTTATCTCAACTTCCCAAAAAATATTGTATGGTGCAGAACCGCTTCTTTGCCACCGACTCTTGATGTGATCGGGATATGTGCGGAGATTTTTCGTTTCGGTTCCATCCTGATTTATCGAAATCGGCCCTTTATCCACCGCCTGATTATCCAATGCGATATGATATGCAAACGCATTATAATTGTTCAAATGGTCACCACCACTTTTGTCTTCATCGATAAAAATTTCCAGTGCGTCGTCGTCCCAATAATTTAGCAACGGATCGGGGTGGGCATCGTGCAAAATATCGTCGGTGATTTCGGCGAGCAAATACAATTTCTGTGCTGTCCACACCAGTTTATACCGACCGCTAAAATCTTCCGGTGTCGGCATTTCGCCGAGCATATGTTTGTCCATTGCACGCCACTCGGCTGAATCCCAAACATCTTCATTTGGAATACCATCGATGAGTGGTGCGTTTTGGGCAAATGGCGCAAGATATGCCGGGTTGACCTGGGCATTACTGCATCCAAAAAGTAAAGAAAAAATTAACGTTAAATATAGATACTTCACATGATTCTCCATTGTTTTGGGGTTGCCGGATATTGGTTTTGTTTGTTTAAAAATCATCAATAAATTTTTTTCGCAGTCGTCGTAGAGGAAATTCATGAATTTCATCTACTATTTTTGTGGGTTTTGATCGATAGTTGCTGGCATTTCAATCTTCACGGAATAAACGCGATTTTTTTCAATTTCTCGAAATATCGAATCAGCCAAAACGATATCGTCAACAGTAATTCGTGTTTTGGAAATATTTTCACGTCGCTGATAATCAATCTCAAAAGTTGCGCCGCGAAATTTTCGGTTAACTTTTGCAAATTCCCAATGCGATGGCAGTTTCGGTTCAAAACGCAACCCCTCAATTGTTCCTCTGATGCCGAATAAACCATCGATCAAACAGCGATAAAACCAGCTTACCGTTCCGGTGTTGAACAATTGGCTGGAACGCCCGGCAGTTTCCGGATATTGATAATACGCACCGCGATAATAGTTGGGAATATAAATTGGCATCTGCCCACGCTGCAGATAATCTTCTGTTTCATTTCCGGGGATCATTTGCCGGAGCAGCTTGAATGCGCGATCGGATTTGCCGATTTTATATAAACTGTAAATATAAAATATGGCGGCGTGATTGTAAACAGAACCATTTTCAGCGCTTCCGGGAAATTTTTGGGTTACACGTCCCACATCTTCGCGCATTTTTGTGTATGCAGGCGCCAACATTGCCACGCCGAACGGCGTTTCAAGCTGCGTTTCGATAGCTGAAATCATGTTTTCAACTTGCACCTCATCAACACAATCCGCCAAAATCGCCCAGCTTTGGGGATTCAGAAAAATTTTACCTTCTGCATCTTTGGATACGCCAAATGCAATATTATCATCCGTAATGCCGCGAGCAAACCAGTTTCCATCCCATAAAAAAGTATTGACAATCTTGCCCAATTGTTGGGCTTGGGTCAGAAATTCAGTGGCTAACGCCGGTTCATTTTTTTGTTTACACACTGTTGCCCAAATTTTCAGCACATAAATGGTTGCAATCGACAGCCAACCCGATATTCCCTTTCCCTTATGCCCAACCATGTTCATCGGGTCGCACCAATCACCTTGCGCGATAAAACTTAACCCACGTTCGTCGCGGTTTTCCAGCAGCCAGTTGAGTGCATTGGTAATGCGTTCAAAAACGGTTAATTCCGAGTTATCTGCTTTACTTTTTACAATTACTTCCAAAAGCTCCACGTCATTGGTTTCATCCAGATACGCCTGCAAACATACCGGCAGCCAAATACAGTGATCCGTATGCGGAATTTGATTGATATATTTTAGCTCCGCATTTTCATGCAACAAAATACCGTCTGGCATTGCGCCGCCGGATTCCTGTTGGCTGAGCGCATGCAAAAATGCTGACCGGGAAACATCAGGTTTGATGTAAACCATTCCCATATTGTCTTGCAAATAATTGCGGGTTTGCGGATCTGTCGTTAGCCGGTTTACATCTCCGTGATAAAAAATTTGTCGCGCTAACCAGTTGTTTACAAAAGAATTAAAATGTGCATCAGGAGTTTCGATGGTGAGGCAACCTTTTCCATCATTTATATAGTTGCAATAAATTTTAACCGGCTCCGAAAATAATTTTTCAGATAAATATCGCTTTTTCAGGGATGCTATTCCGGGTTCATCTTTTGCGGGTCCGAATATAAAATGATAGATTTTTTCGGCATTCTTTTTCAACTCGATACGATACTGCAACGCCGCTGTCGGTGTTTCATATCTCGCAATACCGTTTGATAATTGAAGTTGCGTAACACCGTCCGGATTGTTCAATCCACCTTCGCCCTCAAAAGCTTCGCGTCGTGTTTCCCATGAAGCCGGACATTCGCTGTGCAAAAAAAATGTTTTATCGAAACGCATTTTTATTTTGGGATAATCTGCAAGCTTTTGATACGGGGTAACGCATGAAGCGATGATGCCACCAAGTTTTTGAGAATATTCTGCAGATTGGTTCATCCAACTCATATACCCAATGGTAAAAAAAGGATAGACATTCAATTTTCTGGTTTTACTGCTCGAATTGCGAAGGG
This genomic window contains:
- a CDS encoding response regulator; this translates as MVGIQSAYLTGKQMIFPVGSILEMFQIIGMTNYSRAFNTLSDKQMNQVAVKLFEDPLSFIDAALSLEEGIAVLDVDLLKSRTTELVSILQKFDEKLPIIIFTSTENLAVCSDVFSMGISKYLTKPITPQCFKTLVESIKYTINKSNKDV
- a CDS encoding cytochrome c3 family protein, which codes for MKRFNILLLWSLLAGVTIAIIAQDYDDQKFVFSHKKHVIEEEIECADCHSPAESSKTGLDNLLPAKTICLDCHEAEEVGNFDLVYSIESYSEKFSHEQHIAAGNNCESCHSAVSQKEEAFPYILPTMAECMNCHEQQVVSVECATCHTPLENLKPMSHTINFVNNHGDQARMSAEEMSADMSCMVCHTEQYCQDCHEGEDLARFTHPLNYEFTHALEAQMNAKDCAVCHSEPEFCNACHRDNNVLPRSHKIGWVNNFPNDGGRHSIEARNDLGACISCHDQNAQIICQQCHGN
- a CDS encoding NdvB protein, encoding MPKASAFLWNKKMMIQLNCRGFAVSQYLHNDAEKYSHAPNLEIKTFMQPEQPYYAHHPGRFVYIKDEENGEIFSIPYEPVRKMPDSFVFSAGKSDIKWMIRHKNIEIEFGLNLPKEDVVELWTLTLRNSSSKTRKLNVYPFFTIGYMSWMNQSAEYSQKLGGIIASCVTPYQKLADYPKIKMRFDKTFFLHSECPASWETRREAFEGEGGLNNPDGVTQLQLSNGIARYETPTAALQYRIELKKNAEKIYHFIFGPAKDEPGIASLKKRYLSEKLFSEPVKIYCNYINDGKGCLTIETPDAHFNSFVNNWLARQIFYHGDVNRLTTDPQTRNYLQDNMGMVYIKPDVSRSAFLHALSQQESGGAMPDGILLHENAELKYINQIPHTDHCIWLPVCLQAYLDETNDVELLEVIVKSKADNSELTVFERITNALNWLLENRDERGLSFIAQGDWCDPMNMVGHKGKGISGWLSIATIYVLKIWATVCKQKNEPALATEFLTQAQQLGKIVNTFLWDGNWFARGITDDNIAFGVSKDAEGKIFLNPQSWAILADCVDEVQVENMISAIETQLETPFGVAMLAPAYTKMREDVGRVTQKFPGSAENGSVYNHAAIFYIYSLYKIGKSDRAFKLLRQMIPGNETEDYLQRGQMPIYIPNYYRGAYYQYPETAGRSSQLFNTGTVSWFYRCLIDGLFGIRGTIEGLRFEPKLPSHWEFAKVNRKFRGATFEIDYQRRENISKTRITVDDIVLADSIFREIEKNRVYSVKIEMPATIDQNPQK